A window from Hemicordylus capensis ecotype Gifberg chromosome 2, rHemCap1.1.pri, whole genome shotgun sequence encodes these proteins:
- the LOC128342869 gene encoding nuclear factor 7, brain-like isoform X2, which yields MASVLEVSSIAEDLLCPICLSFFQDPHILACGHNFCLSCLESCVVPKGQHQGTCPQCRDPFDLQGATRNRLLASLAEKARLLRLEEGSQSGRAGSWYFCEEHEEPLKLFCSQDEAPVCVICRDLPQHQGHSFLPIKNAVKRYQDQLKASLEPLEDGVKWATKNQSRQQEAIEELESLSEHLCGCIFVEFENLREILNEREQSMLEMVRQMKMDNQVEMEGKLEYLKAHTSSHTETISGIRAALDETNEFAFLKNPGSSRE from the exons ATGGCCTCTGTCCTGGAAGTGTCCAGTATTGCTGAAGACCTGCTTTGCCCCATCTGCCTCTCCTTCTTCCAGGACCCCCACATCCTGGCCTGTGGACACAATTTCTGCCTGTCCTGCTTGGAGAGTTGTGTTGTCCCCAAGGGGCAGCATCAAGGGACATGCCCGCAATGCCGAGATCCCTTTGACCTTCAAGGCGCCACTCGCAACAGACTCCTGGCCAGCCtggcagagaaggcccggctgcTCAGGCTGGAGGAGGGGTCCCAgtctggcagggctgggagctgGTATTTTTGTGAGGAGCATGAGGAGCCGCTCAAGCTCTTCTGCAGCCAGGATGAGGCCCCTGTCTGTGTGATCTGCCGGGACCTGCCTCAGCATCAGGGCCATAGCTTTTTGCCGATCAAGAACGCTGTGAAACGTTATCAG GATCAGCTGAAAGCCTCCCTGGAGCCCCTGGAGGACGGCGTGAAATGGGCCACAAAAAACCAGTCTCGTCAGCAGGAGGCGATAGAGGAATTGGAG AGCTTAAGTGAACATCTGTGTGGCTGCATCTTCGTAGAGTTTGAGAATCTGCGTGAGATCCTCAACGAGAGAGAGCAAAGCATGTTGGAAATGGTGAGGCAGATGAAGATGGACAACCAGGTGGAAATGGAAGGGAAGCTGGAGTATTTGAAAGCACATACGTCCTCTCATACTGAGACCATCTCTGGGATCCGAGCTGCACTTGACGAAACCAATGAATTTGCTTTCCTGAAG aatCCAGGATCTTCTAGGGAGTGA
- the LOC128342869 gene encoding nuclear factor 7, brain-like isoform X1: MASVLEVSSIAEDLLCPICLSFFQDPHILACGHNFCLSCLESCVVPKGQHQGTCPQCRDPFDLQGATRNRLLASLAEKARLLRLEEGSQSGRAGSWYFCEEHEEPLKLFCSQDEAPVCVICRDLPQHQGHSFLPIKNAVKRYQDQLKASLEPLEDGVKWATKNQSRQQEAIEELESLSEHLCGCIFVEFENLREILNEREQSMLEMVRQMKMDNQVEMEGKLEYLKAHTSSHTETISGIRAALDETNEFAFLKGVKELMGRIQDLLGSDKTESGSDEHGHGAKEGHEKHNENQTDSQGDEAIGNARKTYGEPQDSKGDLYEDIVPVDPAIGELEESLEFETWKEKLRTIGTEETFSPESACSTPPPPEEDTLPPGGSNVPEAAGEAPPASLGCNTKVGTTVPGKGSLGKKKEPPKPKKACASKQGEKGKKKKKSKGSAKKQSTHQKGSDASKVKESQNRHQTSHRGGHGHGFGSTTGPWNNYYYGYRDGFNYYDDYYW; encoded by the exons ATGGCCTCTGTCCTGGAAGTGTCCAGTATTGCTGAAGACCTGCTTTGCCCCATCTGCCTCTCCTTCTTCCAGGACCCCCACATCCTGGCCTGTGGACACAATTTCTGCCTGTCCTGCTTGGAGAGTTGTGTTGTCCCCAAGGGGCAGCATCAAGGGACATGCCCGCAATGCCGAGATCCCTTTGACCTTCAAGGCGCCACTCGCAACAGACTCCTGGCCAGCCtggcagagaaggcccggctgcTCAGGCTGGAGGAGGGGTCCCAgtctggcagggctgggagctgGTATTTTTGTGAGGAGCATGAGGAGCCGCTCAAGCTCTTCTGCAGCCAGGATGAGGCCCCTGTCTGTGTGATCTGCCGGGACCTGCCTCAGCATCAGGGCCATAGCTTTTTGCCGATCAAGAACGCTGTGAAACGTTATCAG GATCAGCTGAAAGCCTCCCTGGAGCCCCTGGAGGACGGCGTGAAATGGGCCACAAAAAACCAGTCTCGTCAGCAGGAGGCGATAGAGGAATTGGAG AGCTTAAGTGAACATCTGTGTGGCTGCATCTTCGTAGAGTTTGAGAATCTGCGTGAGATCCTCAACGAGAGAGAGCAAAGCATGTTGGAAATGGTGAGGCAGATGAAGATGGACAACCAGGTGGAAATGGAAGGGAAGCTGGAGTATTTGAAAGCACATACGTCCTCTCATACTGAGACCATCTCTGGGATCCGAGCTGCACTTGACGAAACCAATGAATTTGCTTTCCTGAAG GGAGTCAAGGAACTGATGGGACG aatCCAGGATCTTCTAGGGAGTGACAAAACAGAAAGTGGATCAGATGAGCATGGCCATGGGGCCAAGGAAGGCCATGAGAAACATAATGAAAATCAGACTGACAGCCAGGGGGATGAAGCCATTGGCAATGCAAGGAAAACTTATGGAGAACCTCAGGACAGTAAGGGAGATCTATATGAAGATATTGTACCTGTGGACCCAGCCATTGGAGAGCTGGAAGAGTCACTAGAGTTTGAGACCTGGAAGGAAAAACTCAGAACTATCGGTACGGAGGAGACTTTTTCTCCAGAGTCAGCCTGCAGTACCCCACCGCCACCAGAGGAAGATACGCTTCCACCTGGAGGCAGCAACGTCCCtgaggcagcaggagaagcacctCCCGCAAGCCTGGGCTGCAACACAAAAGTTGGCACCACAGTACCAGGTAAAGGTTCCCTTGGTAAAAAGAAAGAGCCACCTAAGCCCAAGAAGGCTTGTGCCTCAAAACaaggagaaaagggaaaaaagaagaaaaaaagcaaaGGGTCTGCAAAGAAACAGTCAACCCACCAAAAAGGAAGTGATGCTTCCAAAGTAAAGGAGTCTCAGAATAGACATCAAACATCCCACCGTGGAGGTCATGGACATGGCTTTGGTTCAACAACGGGACCCTGGAACAACTATTATTATGGTTATAGAGATGGTTTTAattattatgatgattattattgGTAA